The Saccharothrix violaceirubra genome segment GAGCGCGCGGACTCTCTCTTCCACCTCGTCATCGAAGAAGACCCCCACAAGATCGAACCTACGACACGCCGACAACCCGCCGGAGACAAATCACCCTGATGGAGCAGCGCTGACTTCGGCCGGAAAACAACTTTTGTTTCAACGAGAACGAAACACAAATTGTTTTACCGGAATTACCCCCGTCGGCCGATTCCGCGCCGATCACCGCGTGCGAAGCTCTTCATCGCCGCTCGATTACCGAGAGGCTTCACCGGGGAAACAAGATGGGGGATCGATTTCGTGTTGAAGCGATTGTTGAGCACGGCCACGGCCATCGCCGCACTGGGTGTGCTGGTCCTCGGCGGCAACGCGTCCGCCGCACCCGACCCGACCGTACCCGAAGAGGCGCAGGTCGCCACCTTCGTCGAAGGGTCCGAGGAGGCATCCCCCCTCGCCAAGTCCGACTACATCGCGGGTGCCGCGGCCAACGGCCAGGCGTTGACCCAGTTGCAGAAGGACGACCTCAACTCGGCCGCCGTGACCTGCTGGAGCTGGGACGCCTGGCGGCAGGCGAAGAACGTCTTCGGCGCCAGGCTGTGGACCTCCCACCACCGGGTGAAGTGGTGCGGCGACGGCTCGTGGATCCGCGCGCACGCCTACACCGAGCGCTGGGGCGAGACCCACTGGATCGGCTGGACCGACAAGGGCCTGACGCAGTCGGGTCAGCAGTACGGCGTGAACTGGAACCGGTACAACTCCTGGACCCAGCGCAAGTTCTGCTACGTCGACTACTTCAACTGCATCCAGGAGTCGAACCCGTACCACAACACCACGGTCTTCCCCAACGGCAAGGGCCAGTGGAGCTGACCGCTTGACCGCACGACCCCCGTTCCGCTCGGGCCGGCGCCGGCCCGAGCGGAACTTTCGCGTTCGGGGCGGGAACCAGGACCTGCCGGGCGGGCATGAAGGGGTGTGATGGGCGACCAGGAGCTGTGGGACGCGGCCGTGACCGGCGACGCCGAGGCGTTCGGCGAGTTGTTCGGCCGCCACCACGACGCCGTGTACAACTACTGCTTCCGCCGGGTGGCATCGTGGTCGGTGGCCGAGGACCTCGTCTCCGCGGTGTTCCTGGAGGCGTGGCGCACCCGCCGTCGACTCGTGCTCGACACCGGGTCGCTGCTGCCGTGGCTGATCGGCGTGGCCACCCGGGTGACCCACCGGCACCGGCGGTCCGGGACCCGCTACGACGCGCTGCTCCGGCGGATCCCGGCCGGTCCACCCGAGCCGGAACTGGCCGAGACCGTGGCCGCGAAGATCGACGACGAACGGCGCATGGCCGACGTGCTCGCCGCGATCGCGGGACTGCCCAAGCGGGAACGGGACGTCATCGCCGTGTGCGTGTTCGGCGAGTTGGACTACGCGTCCGCCGCGATCGCGTTAGGCGTTCCGGTCGGCACCGTGCGCTCACGGTTGTCCCGCGCACGCCGCCGCCTCGCCGCGCTCGTGCCGCCCGTCCCGCTGTCCTCGAACCGATGAACGGAGGAGCGATGCACGACATCCTGGGCGACCTGCCGGCGGCACGGCGCATCCCGGCCGCGAAGGCCGAGAGCATGCGCATGGGGATCGAACGCGCCGTCCGCGCACGGCCACGACGCCGGACCCGGCGCGGGTGGCTGCTCGTCCCCGCCGGGGCGGTCGCGCTCCTGGTGGCGGTCCTGCTCGTCGCGGACGTCCTGGTGACACCACAGCCCGCCTACGCGTCGTGGACCGCCGAGCCGAGCGGACTCGGCCCGGCCGAGACCGCCGCACTGGGCACGCGGTGCGCCGACGACGTGCGCGACGCGTTCCCGGACGCGGCGTCCGACCTGCGGCCGGTCGTCGGCGAACGGCGTGGCGTGTTCCAGACCGCGCTGGTGGCGAGCGGGCGGCAGGTCGCGCTGTGCGCCGACTGGCTCGGGGTCCGGGACGGCGACTCCGTGCGGGGCGGCACGCTCAGCGGCCTGACGCCCGACGCCGCGCTCGCGCCGGGCGAGGTGCTCCAGACCGTGGCCGTCCCGGGCCAGGCGTCGGGTCCGGACGCGGCGCGGATCGCGTACGGCCTGGTCTCGCCGGAGGTCAGCCGGGTGACCGTGGACACCGCCGACGGCCGGCACGTGACCGCGTCCGTGCACGACGGCTACTTCCTCGCGTGGTGGCCGTCCGGCGCCGACCCCGAACAGGTCACCGCGTTCGACTCGGCCGGACGCGCCCTCGTCCCGCCGGTCCGCTGAGCACGCCGGGACGCCCCTCCCCCGTCCCGGCCGCCCCCGACCCGGTGACGTCCGCCACCCCCAGGACGTCACCGGGTCGACTCATTACCCGACCGCGTGGCCAGGACTCCACCGGAACTGTCGGTGCCCGGAGGTAGCTTGTGCCCTGTGAACGCTCAGGAACGCATCCGGGAACTCGCCGATCAGATCGTGTCGTTGCGCGACGCCTACTACAGCGGTTCGCCGCTGGTGGCCGACGCCGAGTACGACGCGATCGAGGACGAGCTGCGCGCTCTCGTGGCGGCCCATCCCGAGTGGACGCCGGACCCGAATCCGCTGGAGCAGGTGGGTGCGCCGGCCGTGCTGCACGCCCCGGTACGGCATTCGCGTCCGATGCTGTCGTTGGAGAAGGCGACGAAGCCCGAGCAGGTGGCGGCGTTCTTCGACCGGTTCCCGGGCCAGCCGGTCGTGGTGATGCCCAAGCTGGACGGGTTGTCGCTGGCGCTGGTGTACGAGGACGGCCGGTTGGCGCGGGCCGTCACGCGCGGTGACGGCACGACCGGCGACGACGTGACACCGCTGGTCAGGGCATTGGTGGACGGCGTGCCGC includes the following:
- a CDS encoding RNA polymerase sigma factor, with protein sequence MGDQELWDAAVTGDAEAFGELFGRHHDAVYNYCFRRVASWSVAEDLVSAVFLEAWRTRRRLVLDTGSLLPWLIGVATRVTHRHRRSGTRYDALLRRIPAGPPEPELAETVAAKIDDERRMADVLAAIAGLPKRERDVIAVCVFGELDYASAAIALGVPVGTVRSRLSRARRRLAALVPPVPLSSNR